A genomic stretch from Arachis stenosperma cultivar V10309 chromosome 3, arast.V10309.gnm1.PFL2, whole genome shotgun sequence includes:
- the LOC130968951 gene encoding 3-oxoacyl-[acyl-carrier-protein] synthase II, chloroplastic-like — protein MAFSSAFAVSSPLCTWLVAACMSLTSHSDHSPSLTCSRRRTHVTRSSFTPRSTSAFNRTRTRTNRMPLSRKIMAIALQPAQEATTVSKKPPTKERRVVVTGMGVVTSLGHDADVFYKNLLDGVSGISEINAFDCAEFPTRIAGEIKSVSADGWVAPKLSKRLDKFMLYMLIAGKKALVDGGITEDIMNELNKQKCGVLIGSAMGGMKVFSDAIEALRISYKKMNPFCVPFATTNMGSAILAMDLGWMGPNYSISTACATSNFCILNAANHITRGEADMMLCGGSDSAIIPIGLGGFVACRALSQRNSDPTKASRPWDSNRDGFVMGEGAGVLLLEELEHAKQRGAEIYAEFRGGSFTCDAYHMTEPHPDGAGVILCIEKALTHSGLSKEDVNYINAHATSTPAGDLKEYQALMHCFGRNPELKVNSTKSMIGHLLGAAGGVEAVATVQAIRTGWIHPNINLECPDKGVDANVLVGPKKERLEVKAALSNSFGFGGHNSSIIFSPFK, from the exons ATGGCTTTCTCTTCTGCCTTTGCTGTCTCCTCTCCACTCTGCACGTGGCTCGTCGCCGCCTGCATGTCCCTCACCTCCCACTCCGACCACTCCCCCTCCCTCACGTGCTCCCGCCGCCGCACCCACGTGACCCGCTCCTCCTTTACTCCTCGATCCACCTCTGCCTTCAATCGCACACGCACTCGCACTAATCGAATGCCTCTTTCTC gTAAAATAATGGCCATAGCTTTGCAACCTGCTCAAGAAGCTACTACAGTTTCGAAAAAACCTCCTACGAAGGAAAGGCGAGTAGTTGTGACAGGCATGGGTGTGGTAACGTCACTTGGTCATGATGCAGATGTCTTCTACAAAAATTTACTTGATGGTGTTAGTGGCATAAGCGAGATTAATGCTTTTGATTGTGCAGAATTTCCAACG AGGATTGCTGGCGAGATCAAGTCTGTCTCAGCTGACGGTTGGGTAGCGCCAAAGCTCTCAAAGAGATTGGATAAATTTATGTTGTATATGTTAATAGCTGGGAAAAAAGCGTTGGTTGATGGTGGAATCACTGAAGACATAATGAATGagttaaataaacaaaaatgtggGGTTTTGATTGGCTCAGCAATGGGTGGGATGAAG GTTTTCAGTGATGCTATTGAAGCTTTACGAATATCATATAAGAAGATGAATCCATTTTGTGTACCATTTGCAACGACAAATATGGGTTCTGCCATTCTTGCTATGGATTTG GGTTGGATGGGCCCTAATTATTCAATCTCCACAGCTTGTGCTACAAGCAATTTCTGTATACTTAATGCAGCAAACCATATAACTAGAGGTGAAGCT GACATGATGCTTTGTGGTGGTTCAGATTCTGCTATTATACCAATTG GCTTGGGAGGCTTTGTGGCATGCAGGGCACTCTCTCAGAGAAATAGCGATCCTACTAAAGCTTCACGCCCTTGGGATAGT AACCGCGATGGATTTGTTATGGGTGAAGGGGCTGGAGTTTTGCTTTTAGAAGAGTTAGAGCATGCTAAG CAAAGAGGAGCAGAAATATATGCAGAGTTCCGTGGTGGAAGCTTCACTTGTGATGCTTATCATATGACGGAGCCTCACCCTGATG GGGCTGGTGTGATTCTTTGCATTGAAAAGGCACTAACTCACTCGGGACTATCAAAAGAGGATGTGAACTACATAAATGCACATGCCACGTCTACGCCGGCTGGAGATCTCAAGGAGTACCAGGCTCTGATGCATTGCTTCGGTCGCAATCCTGAG CTTAAAGTGAATTCCACTAAATCTATGATTGGCCATCTTCTAGGGGCAGCTGGTGGAGTCGAAGCTGTTGCAACAGTGCAG gcaATAAGGACAGGGTGGATTCATCCCAATATCAATCTGGAATGCCCAGACAAAGGAGTG GATGCTAATGTGCTTGTGGGCCCAAAGAAGGAGAGACTGGAAGTCAAGGCAGCACTGTCTAATTCATTTGGTTTTGGTGGCCACAATTCCTCCATCATATTCTCCCCTTTCAAATAA